From the Maioricimonas rarisocia genome, one window contains:
- a CDS encoding helix-turn-helix domain-containing protein, with amino-acid sequence MSQDGTEYDDDHIALLVAAGQSVAAVAEQTGVSRRTIYRRLEQAEFRTRVRDLRADMVDQAAGYLSRTAVKAVRTMESLLDSDSDTVRLGAARSILETGMRLRESAEFAQRLADVEARLEGPEPLDFSAAAERARNAC; translated from the coding sequence ATGTCACAGGACGGCACAGAATACGACGACGACCACATCGCCCTGCTGGTCGCCGCCGGACAGTCGGTCGCCGCTGTCGCCGAGCAGACCGGCGTGAGCCGGCGGACGATCTATCGGCGCCTCGAGCAAGCGGAGTTTCGCACGCGCGTCCGCGACCTTCGGGCCGATATGGTTGACCAGGCGGCCGGCTACCTGTCACGGACTGCCGTCAAGGCGGTCCGCACAATGGAATCGCTTCTCGATTCGGATTCAGACACCGTTCGACTGGGGGCGGCGAGATCGATCCTTGAGACTGGCATGCGGCTGCGGGAATCCGCGGAGTTCGCCCAGCGACTGGCCGATGTCGAGGCCCGCCTCGAGGGGCCGGAGCCGCTTGATTTCAGTGCAGCCGCAGAGCGGGCCCGCAACGCCTGCTGA